A window of Apium graveolens cultivar Ventura chromosome 8, ASM990537v1, whole genome shotgun sequence contains these coding sequences:
- the LOC141679659 gene encoding uncharacterized protein LOC141679659, producing the protein MRALRYSLIEGLLYKRVKLSRNTWADELLPILWEYKTTYKVTTEATPFMLAYGAEATVPLEITHGLPRAEAYEPKTNEEGMRLTLDLIDEVRDEVNARNIEDQRRAPFITIEGLRKGSFSKETWS; encoded by the coding sequence ATGAGAGCATTGAGATATTCGTTGATTGAAGGCCTTCTGTACAAAAGGGTCAAACTCTCGAGAAACACTTGGGCGGATGAGTTACTGCCTATACTTTGGGAATATAAAACCACCTATAAAGTGACAACTGAAGCTACCCCGTTCATGCTGGCTTACGGAGCCGAAGCTACGGTACCTCTAGAAATCACCCATGGATTGCCTAGGGCCGAAGCTTATGAACCAAAAACTAatgaagaaggcatgaggctcaCTCTTGATCTCATTGATGAGGTTAGAGATGAGGTCAACGCCCGCAATATAGAGGATCAAAGAAGAGCCCCCTTTATTACAATagaagggttaaggaaaggttctttcAGTAAGGAGACTTGGTCTTAA